DNA from Candidatus Cloacimonas sp.:
CCACTACTTCCAGCAGATAAAGGTCTTTATTGATAATTTTCACAGAAGGTGTTTCTTTAATCATTGAGGCAGTTATAACACCTTTTCCTTTGTGCTCAAGAACAATAGGAACTTCTTCTATGGTGCTGGATTGGATAACGAGCTGCTTAATCCTGAGGATTAAATCTATATAATCGGAATTGGTTCCCGGGATAGGACAAAATTCATGGTGCAAACCCTCTATCCTCACGAACCGAACTGCCGCTCCCTGAACGGAAGATAACAAAATTCGTCGTAAAGTATTTCCCAGTGTGGTTCCGAAACCCGGTTCAAGGGGACCGATTTCAAACTTGCCGTAATTGCGTGAATATGTAGATTTGTCATAATCAACCGCTTCCGGCATTTGTAAAGGTTCAAGATACATCATAGCTGCTCCTTAAGGTGGTAACGCATTATTTGGAGTAAAATTCAACTACGAGACGCAGGTCACAAGTGACGGGAATCTCACTAATTGCGGGAATTGCATTAAATTGACCGCGGAAATTTTCTTTATCTATACTAAGCCAAGAATATGGCGAAGTGAGTTCTGTTCTATCCATAGCTTCCAAAAGCAGTTTCATTCCTTTGCTTTGGGGACGGACTTCAATTATGTCTCCTGCTTTAACAAGGTAGGAAGGGATATCTACTTTTTTGCCATTAACCTGGAAATGACCATGATTGATGAACTGTCTTGCCTGCATTCTCGTTACGGCAAAACCCATTCTGTAAACGACATTATCCAAGCGTCTTTCCAAGAGCAGCATTAAATTATCACCTGTAATTCCAGATGCCTTGGCTGCCTTCTTAAAGTAGTTGCTGAATTGTCTTTCCAAGAGACAATAGGTATTGCGGAGTTTTTGTTTTTCCCGCAGATGTAAATTGTAATCGGAAGGTTTACGACGCATATTTTTTCCATGCTGTCCGGCAGGGAATTTGCGTTTGCCGAGGATTTTATCATACTTGGCATTTCCATATATATTTTCACCGAATTTGCGACAAATTTTTGCTTTTGGTCCTGTATATCTCGCCATTTTTATGCTCCTTATATCCTTCTGGTTTTAGGTGGACGACAGCCATTATGGGGAATTGGAGTTGCATCTTTAATCATCGTTACCTTCATTCCTGAAGCATTTACGGCTCTGATGGCGGATTCTCTTCCTCCACCGGGACCTTTAACAATCACGCCAACTTTCTGAATTCCCATATCCAGTCCGGCTTTAGCTACTTCTGTGGCAGCAACTTGAGCTGCAAAAGGAGTACTTTTACGAGATCCCTTGTTGCCAACTTTTCCTCCGCTGGACCAAGCAAGCACATTACCAGCCCGATCGGTTAAGGTAATAATGGTATTATTAAAACTGGAATGGACAAAGAACAGACCTTCGTCGAAAGCCAGGCGGACTCTTTTTTTCTTAGTTCTGGATTTTGTAGCCATATTTTCTCCTATTTCTTCTTGATTGAATTGCCACGAGGTCCTTTTCTGGTTCTGGCATTTGTATGAGTTCTTTGCCCGCGAACAGGAAGTCCGCGTTTATGACGCAAGCCGCGATAGCAGCCAATTTCCATTAGACGTTTGATATTCATAGCAACTTGAGTTCGGAGCGAACCTTCTACTGTATATTCATTCTGAATGATATCGCGGAGGATTTTTTCCTCTTCAATAGTAAGGTCAGCCACTTTTTTCATTTCGTCTATATTTGCTTTTTGGCATATTTCTTTTGCGCTGGACAGTCCTATACCATAAATATAAGTAAGTCCGATAAACAAGCGTTTATTTCTCGGAAGTTCGATACCTGCTATATGTGCCAAATTTATCCTCCTTAACCCTGTCTTTGTTTGTGTTTGGGGTTTGAACTGCATATAACACGGATAATACCGTTGCGTTTAATAATTCTGCAATCCTTGCAGATTTTCTTAACGGAAGCTTTCACTTTCATTATTTTCTCCTTGCTTTAGCCAAAGGGCTGTTTGCAATCATTTATTTTTTATTTATAGCGGTAGGTTATTCTACCCTTTGTAAGATCGTAGGGAGAAAGTTCCACTTTAACTTTATCTCCCGGTAGAATTCTGATATAGTTCATTCGCATTTTTCCGGAAGAATGAGCTAATATTTCATGGCCATTCTCCAAAGTAACGCGAAAAGTTGTATTGGGAAGTGCTTCGGTTACAATCCCTTCCACTTCTATAACACCTGCCTTGCTCATACTGAATATTTCCTCATCCGGTAATTGTTAGAATTTCAGGTTCGCCTTCGGTAATCAGAATAGTGTGTTCAAAATGAGCAGATAAACTATTATCCGCCGTTTTGAACTCCCATCCGTTCTCTGATACACTATTAGTACCGATATTAACCATTGGCTCGATTGCAATGGTCATACCTGCATAAAGGCGGGGACCTCTTCCCGCTTTACCTATATTGGGAATCATAGGGTCTTCATGTAAATCTGCGCCAATACCGTGTCCAGTGAGATCATCAGCAACATAAAACCCCTTGGAAGTTACAAAGGAACCAATTGCGTGGGAAATGTCACCAACTCGGTTGCCGGTAATGGCAGCGCTGATTCCTTTTAGAAGTGACTCTTTAGTTACTTGCAAGAGCTTTTCCGCTTCGGCAGATATGTTGCCAACTTTATAGGTTCTGGCTGAATCTCCATGATAACCATCATAATAAACACCGGCGTCAATGCCGATAATATCGCCTTCTTTCAATATTGCTTTGTTGGAAGGAATGCCGTGGACTATTTGCTCATTAATGGAAGTACAAATAGAGGCGGGAAATGGACTCAGACCTTCTATCCTATATCCTTTGAAAGAGGGTTCGCCACCTCTGCTGAGAATGTATTCTTCGGCAAATTTATCCAATTCCAAAGTGCTGATTCCTGGTTTTATCAGTTCTTCCAAAGCATCCAATAAACCAGCCACGATCTGACAACTTTTTCGGATTATCTCCAATTCCCAGGGGGACTTAATATAAATCATCTTAGATGGACCTGCCCCTTAATTTGCCTTTTTTCATAAAGCCATCGTAATGACGCATTACCAGATGAGATTCTATTTGCTGTA
Protein-coding regions in this window:
- the rpsD gene encoding 30S ribosomal protein S4, yielding MARYTGPKAKICRKFGENIYGNAKYDKILGKRKFPAGQHGKNMRRKPSDYNLHLREKQKLRNTYCLLERQFSNYFKKAAKASGITGDNLMLLLERRLDNVVYRMGFAVTRMQARQFINHGHFQVNGKKVDIPSYLVKAGDIIEVRPQSKGMKLLLEAMDRTELTSPYSWLSIDKENFRGQFNAIPAISEIPVTCDLRLVVEFYSK
- the rpsK gene encoding 30S ribosomal protein S11, with product MATKSRTKKKRVRLAFDEGLFFVHSSFNNTIITLTDRAGNVLAWSSGGKVGNKGSRKSTPFAAQVAATEVAKAGLDMGIQKVGVIVKGPGGGRESAIRAVNASGMKVTMIKDATPIPHNGCRPPKTRRI
- the rpsM gene encoding 30S ribosomal protein S13 — protein: MAHIAGIELPRNKRLFIGLTYIYGIGLSSAKEICQKANIDEMKKVADLTIEEEKILRDIIQNEYTVEGSLRTQVAMNIKRLMEIGCYRGLRHKRGLPVRGQRTHTNARTRKGPRGNSIKKK
- the rpmJ gene encoding 50S ribosomal protein L36, producing MKVKASVKKICKDCRIIKRNGIIRVICSSNPKHKQRQG
- the infA gene encoding translation initiation factor IF-1, whose amino-acid sequence is MSKAGVIEVEGIVTEALPNTTFRVTLENGHEILAHSSGKMRMNYIRILPGDKVKVELSPYDLTKGRITYRYK
- the map gene encoding type I methionyl aminopeptidase; translated protein: MIYIKSPWELEIIRKSCQIVAGLLDALEELIKPGISTLELDKFAEEYILSRGGEPSFKGYRIEGLSPFPASICTSINEQIVHGIPSNKAILKEGDIIGIDAGVYYDGYHGDSARTYKVGNISAEAEKLLQVTKESLLKGISAAITGNRVGDISHAIGSFVTSKGFYVADDLTGHGIGADLHEDPMIPNIGKAGRGPRLYAGMTIAIEPMVNIGTNSVSENGWEFKTADNSLSAHFEHTILITEGEPEILTITG